The Montipora capricornis isolate CH-2021 chromosome 3, ASM3666992v2, whole genome shotgun sequence genome includes the window aacgttttcttgctttattcagaaagaaatttcgctGTCCGGCGAAACAAATTTTAGCATAGCAACGCTTAgtgcaatcatttgccatataaggtcaaactaaggtatatgagctgataaccgagattgagtaaaccaatcagagcacgagaagtGCATTACCCGAGgctgagaatttaataatatgtaTTAGCAACCATCCAGCCTTAGTTGGTCAAAGGCAgtataactttatccagtggataagtcactatccagagtatCAAATATACTTCACGTTTAAACGCTGGCCGAGATTTTCTTACACATCTTTTAACTAGATGTGCTTAGAGAGTGTATATATTCACAGTTGCGAGGGCAGCAGTACTGAGATCTTTGCCAAGATTGAAACTGGCGGAAAGTGAGTTATCACCGCATGATGTTATCCGACGTTGAAAAACTAGTGCCTAAGTGATGTGGACCTGCTGTAATTTTACAATTGCACTCAAAGTCCCGACCACAACGCCAGGGGGAGGTACATCTGTTggttctttaacgtctcacAGAATTATTTAACACTGAAAAAGTGCCAAATTAAACACTTTGAAGATGGGATTTGAATAGAACGCACTGTTTCCTCAGTTATAGAAAGACCCTTCATGTTGGTCCGGCCAGGGCTCGAACCCACGATCTTTTGCATCTCTGAGCCATCTGATCGGTGGTGAATGTTATTTGAAGCCATCATTACGAAAGGTAGTGGCCCAGGGTCTTACAGGCGATAAATATGCTTAGAACTTACAACTTGGGGAATAGGAATATTATGTTTGGATACGGAGTGAATTCGAACGTACTGCGTTGCCAACGTCTCGCACAACCTGAAGTGtgtgatatttttgcgtgaAGCCGCAACTTCAGACTCGGGACTACATTGCATGTTTTAAGTAGCATTCGTGGGGTATTCTAGACGTGACAGGCGAAGAGCAGGATAAAGAAAGCTTTTTTCTCACATCAAAGGCTTAAATATATTCGATAAAGCGTTAACTtattaccgaaaaaaaaaaaaaacaaaacaaaatacaacacCAATTAAAGCAGTTTGCCTCATCCAAGCTTCATAACTCGCTGGTTCAAATCACTACGTAGTGATGTCCTCGGTATAACAAAACGTTTTTGACTCAGAAAAAATTTATGGATTTATGAAAGGAGTCTTGGTACTAAAAAAAGAAAGCCCGATAGAATGAACTTTCCCAATGAAAAAGTTGAAATCCAGTTTTCAGAGAACTATATTCTACCGATTTTTCAAAGTCTTCCGAAATGGAGACTGACAAAAGTGGCTCCAAGGATAAAATAAAGTGAGGAGAGCGGGCATCCCCATACATGCCAAAGGTAATCTGTatcaagttatttttatttcgAAAAGTTAGTTTTATTTCGCGCGGATAAAGTTACCTCGCGCGTTGCGTGGATACTTCGTGGAGGCTTCGCATGACACGACTGAACGATGCACAAATCATGGCCAACTCTCCAAATAAATTCTCCATCTCTTCCTCTGAAAGACTTTTCTTCCGTTTgtcagttgattttttttttgccttctttattgtttttgcaTAGGTGGACGAGTTCAATGTCGTGGGCTTTTGTTTCCCTAAACTGTCCGATTTTTTCATCTCTTCCCCCTCATCTGGTGATGTATCATCGGAGCAGGATCTTTCTGGTGTTTCGCTAGCACTCTCTAGCTCGTTTTCCGTTTGTATTTCCTCTTCTTCACTGACACtgatttcttcttcttcgctACAACTTTCGTGTACACTGGAATCACTGGAACATTGCTTTGAGTCAGTAAAGGCAATTCTGATTGTTTTGCAAACAGGGCTCCAGTCGAAATCTTCTTGGAGTCGTTTTCGTTGACAAAACGAACAGCAATTTTGCTTTCCGCATCTTCTGCCGTTTTGGTTCGCGTCACTTCGCGAAGGACGCGTATGTGTCCCTGAGCGTGGGCTGTCCAAGCGGAACACATTCCCgccatatgattggctgttgcATAATTATCCCCTTGGCATCTATACAGCGTGGGAGTCGATACAAAATTTTTACTTGGTGGCTCCGTATAATTCGGAGcgaaaaaaacctgtttaaaAGCATATTGTATTAACCATTGATCCCTGGAGACACTTTCATTCAAGTGAAAATTAACACCGGCCAGTGGTATTGCTTGAAACAACTAATTTGATAACATCTTTTTGCGTTTGATGTCCCGGTCAGTCTTATCACCAGTAGCTTTGTCTTTTTTGCCATCAGCTGGATCAGTTCGTTCATTTAGCTCTTTGGATTTTCACACTTATGGTCCATAGTTTGCCATATTCTAGAAAAGCACAAAAAGTCAAAGGCATGTTTAGTACACTTATTCCTTAGAAGCCATGATGTTTCcgctcgtttgttttgtttatttaagcCCACAACTATTCATAAATTGCATACGTACGTACACAAATTCTCTACTAATTAATCAGTTCTTTTACGCATCATTGCGAATCGGTAATATAACTATTTCAAAGAACTACAAAATGGTGGATGCAATCACAGCGATTGTAGTATCAGCTATTTTGTTTGGTGGCTTTGTAATACTCTGGATTTTATCCATTGTATTTTGTTTGTGCAACGAAAGCCTGGACGGGAAAAGCAGTCATACCGCAACCGATCGACGATTTACCCCTGAAGAGGAACAAATGATTCGGCGAAACTCCGAGAGGATAGCGCAAAATTACAGAGAAGGAATTGCAGACTTGTGAGAGTTGAATAAGCTTTGGTAAGAACGATTACTCACGTGTGTATAAAGTCTTAACACATTGATAATTCCAGAAATGACTTATCAGCAAATGGGTGATTTACATTCGTGTTTCACCTACTGTAAGCCCACAAGTCGCAAGTATATTCTTGGCAACGGTAAGAATCGTCGAGCAATATCAagaagaaaaacatgaagaatatGTTGTTAAAAAACACTCGATGTTGAGAAAAAGTTATCATCGTTTAAAAAGGCAATGAAATAATGTTCTGCTCATCGAAATAGTCTAAACCTCGAGTTGAGTTCAGTAGTGCGCAAACTGGAATGACTTGGCGGTCACGCACAAATCGAGAAATTCGCATCAGCCGTGCAGTTATTTGAACTTCCATGACTTAAACACGCAGAAGGAACATAAGCACACTACTTTTACGTCCTTTTATCGCGTCCAGAGCGATTTAAAAGTACCTTCTAAGTTTTGTCCGCTTTTGACGGGATCATTTAAATTTCTGGAACGCGACACGCAACCGTATATAAGGTTTGTCATATGCAAATAGTAAGTAAACGGATTCAAAGCtaaggggctatgtcatgcaaaatgtcaccaaaatgcccaaaaagtagaatgaaacattgcaataaccacttaaaactgttgaacaacgtAAAAGCAATACagtaaaaggaaagagaagcatggggATAAACACAAATGggcaagattgaaacggattgcatttggataatcttgaaaaaaatcggctcgagctttttcaagttcatggcaaatcgcctggataaaagatgtcgtttttgctcagaataaTCTTGTTTTGTGATGTAACGTAGACTGCTGGCAGTCTgtttttctctcgtaattcagtACAGGCTATGAGGCGAGACATTTTGGCTAAAGAGGAATGGGACGAGACTTGGGCGCGGCGCGCACTTTAACCGCGGTCAAACGCaagagcatgcgcaatgcactcgtacccggtcgccggccgcgaaaatttcccgcgcaaatttcattgaaaccattgcagaacccttgttacgcgaaaaaaagattgaatgacagtgattaatttgctaaagtgaagcgaagtactgcaaacggaaggttttcgttttaacagtCGATAGTTTGATAAActttctttattctccgagttcactaaatttttttgaccttcactaaaaaagttcttagtgttaaaacGGTCGACATAAGAAAGCTTGTCGCCGCTGcgatttgtttactgtcgttgtcaCTGAGCGTGACCACCCGAAGAAGATGTATAAAGGAAGCGAGAACGCGGACAGGAAAAAAAGTTGAGAACAGTAGCTCAGAAGGGTCgataaagcgttgtcgagagcTGAAGATACATCGGAGGGATCgtggatttgtctaagccacagaaatttgatacttgccgaggacaaacgctgttctatgttcctgcaatttctcgcgcatttttttttttgtattttaatgatatttattgatttccatGCCAGTTTTACATACAATTTTACTACACACTACTCTCACTTACTACCCTACTACACTCActtacacatacacatacacctcttcatcatcgtttttacattgtaaacaacTTTTTCTCACATATAAGTACAGCAGTGGTACCATTGCATATTATTGTACTTTGTATTTGCCCCATTTTATATTGTGAGCTGAcattttattatttgatttggctataattgtttcaagttggtaaatcattttaattttggaatCTAACACTCTAATTGAAggtaaaaaacttttttgtctaCAATATTATAAGTACTGTTTGGCAACTAATATAACGTGGTTTACTAATAATTCATCGTCACACCTTACAATACCAAGCATTATACCTTTATCGGAGAGATGAGCGATTTgaatcccttgtttatcaaacCATTTTATCACTTCAGCACAAAAATTTTTTGAATAATGACAAGATGTAAAAAGGTGCTCGAGGGATTCGTCCATATCTCCACAAAAAGAACATGCTCGAGTTGATTCAAgtccaactttgaacaaaaaagcGTTTGTTACCAGATATCTGTTGAGcaatttgtactgaaattcaCGCGATTTTGTATCCAAGGTAGCGCGAAAAGGCAAGCTGTAAATCTCCTTCCATTCTAagacatcatcaacaaatttagtgTTAAATTTCAGCCGAGTAGTTGGTGGAGTGATGGTTCTATTTCGAAGTTCCTTATAGACAATTTTGGAAGCCGCTGTTTTGATTAGAATAGTTTGCTCGTTTAAGTTAAGTTTGATCTCATCATGTATATTAAAAGGGCTCATCGTCTATGTAGGAAGTTGTTTTTAAACTTTCACGCCATTCAAGTGGTAAAGCATCAGTTAAAGCAAGAAATCTAAAAGCATCAAGTGGCGAAATGTTTAGCTCCCTCAGCGtgtgattatttttaacaataagttcATTGTTATCGGAGATTAGATCTCCATTCCCTTCTCTGccagtgttttgaaatagacagagttgcctccaatacaatttctcgcgcatgctcagacgtttgaccgcggtgTGGGCGCGCacgagaagaaaaacaaacggtTTTTTCTCGTCTCGCCTTCTTCCCCACTCGGCCATACCACCCTTGTCTTGCCTTCTTctctacacggccaacgccatacCGCCCTTTCGAGTTCGCGATGACTAAGCGCTCGTCCTAGTGACCCTTAGAGAAAAAACCGGCTGCCAGCAGACtagatgtaacgataattttgtAAGTAAGGGAATttcacattaccattttcgagttttaaactcgtgagtAAATTTCCCTTATAAACatcctaaaataacgtgacataaccCGATAAactaaacgagacttacctgtacgTTGAAGTTTGATTAGGATTCGATCCTGTGATCAGTCTGGAACGAAGGAGTCACATGAGATGCGCATACGCAGAGCCGGTCAGTGTTCAACGAGAGTGGCACAGGAAGACAATAAAAGGAATGAAGGAACAGGGAGGGTGGGATACGGGCATGTAACTCCTTCGTCCCAGACTGATGACAGGATAGGATcctaatcaaacttcaacttataATTCTATCCTGTCAATCAGTCGATGTCACTACGGATACCAGTATAAATAAACACCGAAGGATGGTTTATGAGCCCTCTAAACCCCCAAACACAAAGTGATTCAATTCTATTTCGAAAAGGTCTCAGCAACTGGATGTCGAAGTACAAAAATAATCATATACGGTGACAAATCGCAACAGTTGCAAGGGGCGACCATCCAGTGAGAGTTCCGGCAGTACATGAAATTTCTCGCAACTTCGTGTTGCTAAGGGCGTGAGAAAAATGCGTGAGTTTATTTTGGCTTTTCTTTCGGGTCCTCAAAGCCAGGTTTAATTTTAccttgtttaaataaagaattggttgattgattgattgatccgCGGCAATTCAAGCCCGATCAATGTGGTAAATCGTTTTTCAACCGGCGAGCTCAGAGCCGAAATTCTAGCTTTTTAGTATCTGCGTTATAAATATGCGTTGCTGTCGCTGAAGCGGTTTCCTTGAGGCAAAGTAAAAGGTTTGAATTAGACTTAAAATGTACCCTGCTATTATAAACTTCAAAGAAAAGGTAAACACAAACacaattgaaattgaaaatatggAGAAAActttttctctatttttttgAAACTGCCATGCAATTGCGGCGCGACTGATGTGTGGAATGTGTTCGCCGCATGAAGTTCTCCTCTATTCTCTTTTTCTGAGATGGAGCAGGGAAAGAGAGGTTGTCTAcgaataaaaacaatatttgttCATGAATCGACGGTGCATCCACTGACTTGAAAATTTAACTGCTTTTTTTCCAACTCAGATTGGTCAAGAAGAAGGTTCGTTGCAAAGACAAGCGATGTTAACAACATTGGAGAGGATTTTATTGCAGCAGGTTTCAGTGACTGAAATACTTGCGTTATCAGTGTTAAGAACGTTGACAAAATACATCTCAGCTTTAGAACTTTCCGTGTCAAGTGAAGTGATTAATGCAAAGGAGACACAATCAAACCCTGAGATGATGTTTGTAAAAAATGGACTAAACAGTTCCGCAACTTAAATAGCAAATTATTGAAGtttgattttaattattttgcttttgttatgTGACGAGTATCCGGATCATCAAACTGTTTTTCACCAAGGCTACCACGTATCATGTCACAAAAGCTCTGTCACTCTTTCTGTACTAGGACCACCTGTATCAGCAATATTACCTGTAATACTTTTAATGGTCCATTTGTACATCATCTGAAAATGAACATCGTTGCAAAGAGTACCCCCTTTGCTTGGATAAAAATTGTTGGCGTAACGGACGTTTGAATCCGAAATGATCTTTCTTTGCATTTTGCAGAATGTGGCCtatcaaatattgtaaataAGGACAAATAAATTTCTCTTATTGAATGGaacatttgttttgaaatacGAAAAAGAATTTTTCACCCTACCTCCCAGCCCTAGAATTtctcaaaagaagaaaacaaattcagttaATAAGACTTAGAGGTGGCTTTTTTGGCCCACACACTAACCGTAGAATTTCTCTCTAGTAGGAAACAAATTCAGTCAATGAGAGGTGTTTTTTTGGCCCACACACCAGGTCTAGAATTGCTCTATAATAGGAAACAAATTCAGTTAATGAGAGGTGAACGTTTTGGCCCGCACACCAGCCCTGGAATTCAGGATCGTAACGAGATATACTTTTACCCAAAAATTTGAACCCTGATCCCaaaaatgatgagaattttgatccctgaaccCTCAAAAATTGGATCCCTGATCGCTGAACCCATGAAAAATACTGCTGATCCCGATCACACGCTTTGTGATTCCAGATCCTAGGGCTGCTCTATACCTGGCTCTATCGTGGGAAACAAATTTAGTTAATGAGAGGTGGTTTTTTTGGCCAACACACCAGCCCTAGAATTGCTCTCATGTGGGAAACAAATTCAGTTTATAAGAGGTGTTTTTTTGGCACACAAGCCCTGGAATTGCTCTATCATGTAGGAAGCAAATTCAGTTTATGCGGTGGTTTTTTTGCCCACATTTCTTTTCCATCGGTCCGTAACATAGCGctatttataaattattatccAATTATAATTCTAATTATGCAGAGAGGAATCTAAGCGAAATTGAGCGTCACACTTTGTGAAACAACTTGAGTGAGACAGGACTCGAACCCATGTCCATGAGTTTGCGCTGCAATAACTCGAAACGCGGCGCtatcaagcctggatttttacAGGCTTCCACTTTTCGTCAATATTGAACAATAACGCATTGAAGACGACATTCGATTCAAGATTTGTGTCTAAGTAACCAACCAGTTTGAGTTTCACTAGGATATTAGGATGGACGGTTGGTAGAACATTTTCGCTTTCCCTTTTCAGGAGATCAAACAACAAGATTAAGAGAACTTTGTTGCGAGAAACTAGAATGAATTACCATAGTCTGCAAAATATATAAAGATAAGCGGCTAGGAGTAACCTGCCTAAGACGGCGTGTGCGCCTCCTTCGAGTTCATAAATCATAGATTCATTTTTGTcctaatatcatgggtgacaaattactccttaattttggcgcgaaatttcagcgttaatttattttttcacatgtgaaattacaaaattgccgtGGTAACATCTCTTTTcaatcagagccaagatggcgtcgagatttaagacagtgaccatcaGTGAAGAAGTtatgaaattaaaagaagcggcagaaaatttaaatgcgtgaaagagcacaattaactgggtgagggTTTtggagaagtggtgtgacgaatatagccttgagaaaaacctgcagatgattcttcccgagcagttggataaagtactcgagcgatttacGGTTGTAAGAATGCTTTACTGCACACCCATGTTATACGACAATAGaacatattcgtattctcagtattggactggaactagcttgcaatggaggcttatgcgagggaatcttttcaaatgcaaatactttttaatgtattcccccgcattagcctccattgcaagctagttccagtccaatactgagaatacgaatatggtttATTTTGTTCTCTTTCTGTGggtagtgcactacacactTTGTCATCgtgttgtaagagtgtaagtggCACGTAGCGCATGCgtaaatcacgaaaataaacaattcTATTGGAAATATGCTTGAATTTCATCAAATGAGTCCCGAAATCGGCAAGAATTCCTTTCTCTggataaaaattattaataGTCAGCATGAAGAATACAGTATGAAATATGACgctaataaataataaagcagcttttCTTTCCAAAAGTATGGAAATAGACTCGTCTAGAAttgtgaatttttgactttgcaaaaacaatggtcaacctcaatacttggacgattgtgatctttgtgttctgaattcgcacatttcttgtcgcacgtaataaaacttgaaaaaaaaaaaaagaacaaaaaaaataaacccGGTGTGGTGCCTTCCTTTTGTCAGATATAtatatcctttgtttcgcgggTTGTTGGAAACACGCATGGTAACTGTGGGATTATCCTTTATCCATGCGATCTCTATGCAACCAGGCAATAATATtatagactaaaaacaaaataataatgcaaggctAGTTGTACGGTTGTGAGGATACATATTTATTTCGTCATTCACGgcctaattgttttattaaattccttaaactccaaaaatttagaagtacgaaatacgtgcaaaaaaagcgagaaaatccaagcgaaatcgagaaaacttgatgaagatgcaataatgtgtaataccttgaagtcagacagacgtaggctcatcacaaaaacatttcttgacttttcgcgtacttctaaacgtcggaattgatccaaactttccacaaaaatttttttttcttttttggctttattcagagagaaatttcgctttcaggggaaaaaaaatttagcttagcaacgcttagcgcattCATGTACCATATAAGGTCTAATTAAGggatatgagctgataacctagattgagtgaaccaattagagcacgcgaaatgcattatccgaggggAGCTACGACGGTGCTGAATCTTGCAAGCTTGTTGGTACTTATCTCCTCCACAAAATCAAAGAGAAGTTTGGCAGTACATGCGATTTTGGCTTATACAAtacaatcagaaacccataagggttgaaacgtgtaacggccccttgtgtgctgggaagcaagcttctgaatattcaatttgctaagtaccatatttggaacaacaagaacgAGGGGTTTCctaatatggtacttagcactgaaacattcaaccaatcagttcgcactgaatattcggaagctgtgaacgcgcgttacacgtttcaacccttatgggtttctgatacaaTAGAATAGATacttaatgatgaaatggtatatgaaacgaatcatatgtgaactgcggatatgaaatcaagtgaagctatgatcttcgcagttatgagagcaatttttgcaattgcatagagaagcctgaaaaattcaggacttcaacggggtttgaacccgtgacctcgcgattccggtgcgacgctctaaccaactgagctatgaagccactgacgttgggagctggtcatttgtgggttctaatggtcccgtgaggaatgaatcaatgatgaaatggtatatgaaacgaatcatatgtgaactgcggatatgatatcaagtgaagctatgatctatcgcagttatgagagcaatttttgatTACGTGATGTCCCACTTGTATCAAGAAAACTGGACATCCACAAAACACAAAACTCCTAAAGGCATGCTTTACATCCATGAACATTCCACGAAAAGAAACGTAAGCAAGGCGTTTCTTATTTTTAGTTGGAGAGTATGTGACATTAGCTAGGTTCATTCGGAAAACTGTATTTCTCAAGACTCCTTCTTTAGGGGTGAAGAATAGTCCTTAAAAAATGATTGGTCTCGGCAAATTTTACACTAGTCTCGAAATCTCGGCTTATAAACAAACCAGAGTCTCGAAATCTCGGGCTCGCAAAAAAACACTTGAATTTTTAAACATTCCGGATTTTAAACGAGGGTCTCTGCGAGTCTCGGATTTTACCATTCTGTACCCCTTTTGTGGTAAAAACTAAAGGGATAAAaacgcgacgtttcgaccgttctaCGGTCATTATCAAACAAAGTGAAGTAAACAATTACATAAGCTCAAGTACCGATATAGTTGAACAAAGAAGTGAAATATGTAAAAAGTATGCAAATGTTTAAAAGCGGGgtgttaaaaacaataaaagcaggCAAGAAtaagatattaaaaaaaatcacgaCAGCGATTAAAAAAGACTATTTTTTGGCCAGAATGTCTATGAATCTATTCATGACACTCAATTTTTCCTCGTGCATCCTTTCAGCAATGGAAATTTTTTCTTGCTCCTCTttacgtttttcttctttaaactCTCTCAAAAATTCAATCATCTCCGACGCGGATGATTTTGACCTTcgtcgttttttctttttcgctgGCTGGTCTCTTTTCCGAGGCAATTGCTCTGGCTCGTCTTCCTCCGAACTGTCGGCAGAGTGTGTGCCACCAGAAGCTGCCATCGAGGAAACTGTTGAGGTGGGGACAACTTTGGGATCATATCTGAAAAAGTCTGTCAGTTCTTCTTGAAATTCACATTCTTTTCTGTCGTTCCCCGTCCGACTGTTGTGCTCCtgagtttttttaaacttgtcttcTAACTTCTTCCATTTATTGGAGCATTGCTCCCCGGTTACTTTAACACTGCTTGTTGAATTAAATTTTTCTGCCACTCTC containing:
- the LOC138039845 gene encoding uncharacterized protein, which codes for MAEMKETSHKFGLEDEEETTTKLITWSTSSTQLLISLRRENDSLFTKGKIRKNVAWARVAEKFNSTSSVKVTGEQCSNKWKKLEDKFKKTQEHNSRTGNDRKECEFQEELTDFFRYDPKVVPTSTVSSMAASGGTHSADSSEEDEPEQLPRKRDQPAKKKKRRRSKSSASEMIEFLREFKEEKRKEEQEKISIAERMHEEKLSVMNRFIDILAKK